One genomic window of Monodelphis domestica isolate mMonDom1 chromosome 1, mMonDom1.pri, whole genome shotgun sequence includes the following:
- the ZCCHC3 gene encoding zinc finger CCHC domain-containing protein 3 → MPSPELYSPGFGQGHGECQPAAPSESEDGEGRQGDAEELGKAGGREVRKKKREEEGGRRKKTDAAGFSVLSSVRAPGGEEEKKKREEKRPGAASLVRGKGPQEDAFNGRFILRLRFQGEDNNCPTRDYVVGTLIIKSIGMNPRDIYAVIQIPGSKEFDVSFRSAEKFDFFLRKYQEKKGQDCWENFVLIQLTKPRLKTLFILFRNETVDTGDIVTWLKRHCDVLTTPVKVADRFGVWTGEYKCEIELWQGEEGVDHLPGAFYLGAEKGYSWYKGQPKTCYRCGSKNHMSLTCSQEKCFRCGEQGHSTTFCKKGIVCNLCGQKGHIYANCPSAGHSAGITGE, encoded by the coding sequence ATGCCCAGCCCAGAACTGTATTCCCCTGGCTTTGGCCAGGGGCATGGTGAGTGTCAGCCGGCCGCTCCGAGCGAGAGTGAGGACGGAGAGGGCCGGCAGGGAGACGCTGAAGAGTTAGGGAAGGCTGGTGGCAGGgaggtgaggaagaagaagagggaggaggaaggggggagaagaaagaaaacagatgCTGCTggtttttctgttttgtcttctGTAAGGGCTCCaggtggagaggaggagaaaaagaagagagaagagaagaggccgGGTGCAGCCTCCTTAGTGCGGGGCAAAGGACCGCAGGAGGATGCCTTCAATGGGAGGTTTATCCTGAGGCTCCGATTCCAAGGCGAGGACAACAACTGCCCCACGAGAGACTATGTGGTAGGGACCCTTATCATCAAGTCGATCGGCATGAACCCCAGGGACATCTATGCAGTCATACAGATCCCCGGCAGTAAGGAGTTTGACGTGAGCTTCCGATCGGCGGAGAAATTCGACTTCTTTCTGAGAAAGTACCAGGAGAAAAAGGGCCAGGACTGCTGGGAGAACTTTGTGCTGATTCAGCTGACCAAGCCGCGGCTCAAAACCCTCTTCATCCTCTTTCGAAACGAAACTGTGGATACGGGAGACATCGTGACGTGGCTGAAGAGACACTGCGACGTGTTGACCACCCCGGTCAAGGTGGCCGATCGCTTCGGGGTCTGGACGGGGGAATACAAGTGTGAAATCGAACTGTGGCAAGGGGAGGAGGGGGTTGACCACCTGCCGGGGGCCTTTTACCTAGGCGCGGAGAAGGGCTACAGCTGGTATAAGGGCCAGCCAAAGACGTGCTATAGATGTGGCTCCAAGAACCATATGAGTTTAACCTGTAGCCAGGAAAAGTGTTTCCGGTGTGGAGAGCAAGGGCATAGCACCACCTTCTGCAAAAAGGGGATTGTCTGTAACCTCTGCGGGCAGAAAGGACACATCTATGCCAACTGCCCCAGTGCAGGCCACTCAGCTGGCATCACTGGGGAATGA